A single genomic interval of Cucumis sativus cultivar 9930 chromosome 7, Cucumber_9930_V3, whole genome shotgun sequence harbors:
- the LOC101222960 gene encoding zinc finger CCCH domain-containing protein 13 isoform X4: MMVGRKLFKTKLCVLYQKGYCSRPSCSFAHGNAELRRFAAPSIGRTEYRGNDLRHKLDSRHSPLQERDSRGRHVPREYSSSWSLERHSDRKRRKKEHGDASRDYSGNLRILDRNEEHDRQGKISSVSRDTLEGQLNKIQTDIEMAEQRKHQAEVYMDEKIQEVDSLTSRVQELESQLYKERQECRRIKSKIKKFVKAHNRHSRLQDELSRSQVRLQQLGDQLGSDVNKIGANEEDSSINIVSDGEDPGYHASDPFHDLQRDTSASKRKMHDVQDIAENLKRANESRQRRGRTSSSVSSADKVRGLDSGVAVPLTSMAGHAVDEEVDIDLEINHEEKEPRENSMEAASGSLPFLPPPPPPPIREFSHSKYEGEDQNVDVEVVDEEKEYMDEA; the protein is encoded by the exons ATGATGGTTGGCCGTAAACTCTTCAAAACAAAGCTATGTGTTCTCTATCAGAAAGGTTACTGTTCTCGCCCAAGTTGCTCCTTCGCTCACGGAAACGCTGAACTCAGGCGATTTGCTGCTCCTTCTATCG GTAGAACGGAATATAGAGGAAATGATTTAAGGCATAAGCTTGACAGCAGGCATTCTCCCCTACAGGAAAGGGATTCTAGAGGGCGACATGTACCTCGTG AGTATAGCTCATCTTGGTCACTCGAACGGCATAG TGACCgtaagagaaggaaaaaggaacATGGGGATGCCTCTCGCGATTATTCTGGAAATTTGAGGATTTTAGATAGGAATGAAGAACATGACAGACAAGGGAAAATCTCATCTGTTTCTAGAGACACTCTTGAGGGGCAG TTAAACAAGATTCAGACAGATATTGAGATGGCTGAGCAACGCAAACACCAAGCTGAG GTCTACATGGACGAGAAAATTCAAGAAGTGGACAGTTTGACTTCTAGAGTTCAAGAACTAGAATCTCAATTATATAAAGAGAGGCAGGAGTGTAGAAG GATCAAATCAAAAATCAAGAAGTTTGTCAAAGCACATAATCGTCACTCAAGATTACAAGATGAACTGAGTCG GTCGCAAGTCCGCCTGCAACAGTTGGGGGATCAGCTGGGGTCAGATGTTAATAAAATTGGTGCCAATGAAGAAGACTCAAGTATCAATATTGTGAGCGATGGAGAGGACCCTGGTTATCATGCATCTGACCCTTTTCATGACCTTCAAAGAGACACTTCTGCAAGCAAAAGGAAGATGCATGATGTTCAAGATATTGCAGAGAACTTAAAACGAG CAAATGAAAGCAGGCAAAGGAGGGGAAGGACATCTAGTAGTGTTTCTTCTGCAGACAAG GTTAGGGGTCTGGATTCAGGTGTTGCAGTGCCATTAACCAGCATGGCTGGCCATGCAGTGGATGAGGAAGTTGACATTGACTTGGAAATCAACCATGAAGAGAAAGAACCGAGGGAAAATTCTATGGAGGCTGCATCTGGCAGCCTGCCTTTCCTTCCCcctccaccaccacctccaATTCGTGAATTCAGTCATTCAAAG TATGAAGGTGAAGATCAAAATGTAGATGTGGAGGTGGTCgatgaagaaaaggaataCATGGACGAAGCTTAA
- the LOC101222721 gene encoding uncharacterized protein LOC101222721 produces the protein MLPKKKQKLTTAFHNKLTHLFHRMPLRRLLLTPTLSTAKTLLLLLSAAFIVYTLFFNSSSHSPSLLCSSSTLSPTTRRHIVFAIASSSNSWSRRKPYVRLWYDRNSTRAFAFVDRIAPDFASADPSVPPVIVSNDTSRFPYTFRGGLRSAIRVARVVKEIVERNEQDVRWYVFGDDDTLFFVENLVNTLGKYDHERWYYIGSNSESYGQNLKNSFDMAFGGGGFAISHSLARVLAGVLDSCLTRYGHLYGSDARIWSCLVELGVGLTHEPGFHQVDMRGNLLGLLSAHALSPIVSLHHLDAMDPIFPNMNNTQALYHLFEAVNVDPGRVFQQIVCYDRSHSLTISVSWGFAIQVFEGNRLLPDLLSLQRTFTSWRRAATIDANRYLFNMREYPKDPCKRNIFYMQNLRISKNNALTNYTRKMVTDCPASGAIKNLTQIRVFSQKLELDVEEMKAPRRQCCDIISSSKESMLLEIRQCGVEELIAMYF, from the exons ATGTTGCCGAAGAAGAAACAGAAGCTAACAACTGCTTTTCACAATAAACTCACTCATCTCTTTCACAGAATGCCCCTCCGGCGGCTGCTCCTCACCCCCACTCTCTCAACCGCCAAAactctcctcctcctcctctccGCTGCCTTCATCGTCTACACTCTCTTCTTCAACTCCTCATCTCATTCCCCTTCCCTCTTATGCTCTTCTTCTACTCTCTCTCCCACCACGCGCCGCCACATTGTCTTCGCCATCGCTTCTTCCTCTAACTCATGGTCCCGTCGCAAGCCTTATGTTCGTCTCTGGTACGATCGTAATTCGACTCGTGCTTTTGCCTTCGTTGATCGCATTGCACCTGATTTCGCTTCTGCTGATCCTTCCGTTCCGCCGGTGATTGTTTCCAATGATACCTCTAGGTTCCCCTATACTTTCCGTGGAGGTCTTCGATCGGCGATTAGAGTGGCGCGGGTGGTGAAGGAAATTGTTGAACGTAATGAGCAGGACGTTCGGTGGTATGTGTTTGGGGACGATGATACTTTGTTCTTTGTCGAGAATTTGGTTAATACGTTGGGGAAATATGATCATGAGCGGTGGTATTACATCGGGAGTAATTCGGAGAGTTATGGacagaatttgaaaaattcatTCGATATGGCGTTTGGTGGTGGAGGCTTTGCGATTAGTCATTCACTGGCTAGGGTTTTGGCTGGGGTTTTGGACTCGTGTTTGACTAGATACGGGCATTTGTATGGAAGTGATGCCAGAATATGGTCGTGCTTGGTGGAGCTTGGAGTTGGCTTAACACACGAACCTGGATTTCACCAG GTTGATATGCGGGGAAATTTATTGGGATTGCTATCAGCACATGCATTGTCGCCGATAGTTTCACTTCATCATCTGGATGCTATGGATCCTATATTCCCAAACATGAACAATACGCAGGCCCTGTATCATCTTTTTGAAGCAGTGAATGTGGATCCTGGCAGGGTTTTCCAGCAAATTGTGTGCTATGATCGTTCTCATTCATTGACTATTTCAGTATCGTGGGGTTTTGCTATTCAGGTCTTTGAAGGGAATCGGCTTCTCCCCGATTTACTTTCACTGCAAAGAACTTTTACGTCATGGAGAAGGGCTGCCACCATTGATGCGAATCGATACTTGTTCAACATGAGAGAGTACCCTAAAGATCcttgtaaaagaaatatctTCTACATGCAGAATTTAAgaattagtaaaaataatgCCTTGACTAACTATACTAGGAAGATGGTCACTGATTGTCCAGCGTCTGGTGCAATTAAGAACCTGACACAGATTCGAGTGTTCTCCCAGAAGTTGGAACTTGATGTGGAGGAG ATGAAGGCTCCACGCCGGCAATGCTGTGATATTATTTCCTCTTCCAAGGAATCGATGCTTCTTGAAATTAGACAATGTGGAGTTGAAGAATTAATAGCTATGTACTTCTAA
- the LOC101218705 gene encoding cysteine-rich repeat secretory protein 38, with the protein MTNSRSTIFFTLLLITLFLLSPPAFGDSNNNNNAFLTYTCSSYDNYTANTPYANNLKQALYQLTSTAPPSGFGLTSVGDDLQNQVNALALCRGDVSPTDCKTCIQVASNEIQQQCLNKKGGSIWYDFCFLKYSNIKFFGKIDNGFRLYMWNVQEAENPTVFNEQVKNLLTSLVEQVEVTPKLYVIGEKENEGSKKLYGLVQCTRDLSTAACKKCLTDAVAELPRCCDAKIGGRVIGGSCNFRYEIYPIVDAQK; encoded by the coding sequence atgacaaATTCAAGATCAACCATTTTCTTTACTCTCCTCCTAATAACCCTCTTCCTACTTTCTCCACCAGCATTTGGAGAttctaataacaataacaatgcATTTCTGACCTATACATGTTCAAGCTATGACAATTATACAGCCAACACCCCTTATGCTAACAACTTGAAACAAGCCCTCTATCAATTGACCTCCACCGCCCCTCCCTCCGGCTTCGGCCTTACCTCCGTTGGTGACGATTTACAAAACCAAGTCAACGCTTTGGCTCTATGCCGTGGAGACGTCTCTCCCACCGATTGCAAGACCTGCATCCAAGTGGCGAGCAACGAGATTCAACAACAATGCCTTAATAAAAAAGGAGGATCAATATGGTATGATTTTTGCTTCCTAAAATACTCCAATATCAAATTCTTTGGGAAGATTGATAATGGGTTTAGGTTATACATGTGGAATGTTCAAGAAGCTGAAAACCCAACAGTGTTTAATGAACAAGTCAAGAACTTGCTTACTAGTTTGGTTGAACAAGTTGAAGTTACACCAAAGTTGTATGTGATTGGAGAAAAGGAGAATGAAGGgtcaaaaaaattgtatggaTTAGTCCAATGCACAAGAGATTTGTCTACTGCTGCTTGCAAGAAATGCCTTACTGATGCTGTTGCTGAACTTCCAAGATGTTGTGATGCCAAAATTGGTGGAAGAGTGATTGGTGGGAGCTGCAACTTTAGATATGAAATTTACCCTATAGTTGATGCCCAAAAATAG
- the LOC101218936 gene encoding peroxisome biogenesis protein 22 → MAEFSSKEELVRLIKRLGSNLSVKLSTLFSILFQTRNFRSLSAIAGLALAVIFSWKLLRPPSGHRRRQPKRQTSSAGNSDISTSSNSQLITSAVFSPSDDAGAQKPTLEQIVRQKLGGGRKVTCRLLGIILEEKSPEELQAVNQATVRSSVVDVLLEITNYCDLYLMERVLDEESERKVIVALEDAGVFASGGLIKEKVLFCSTENGRTSFVRQLEPDWHIDSDPEIISQLARFIKCQLHVSEVKPERMASNVFTSASLEHFFQCT, encoded by the exons ATGGCggaattttcttcaaaagaggAGCTCGTCCGGCTAATCAAGAGGCTCGGGAGTAATCTAAGTGTTAAACTCTCCACTTTATTCTCGATATTGTTTCAAACTCGG AATTTCCGATCTCTTAGTGCTATTGCGGGTTTGGCTCTTGCTGTCATATTCTCATGGAAACTGTTAAGACCACCTAGTGGACATCGCAGAAGACAACCAAAAAGGCAAACTTCTTCAGCAGGCAACTCTGACATCAGCACAAGTTCAAATTCACAATTGATTACTTCTGCAGTTTTTTCTCCTTCAGATGACGCAGGTGCACAGAAG CCAACTTTGGAGCAAATTGTTAGACAAAAGCTTGGTGGTGGAAGAAAG GTAACTTGTCGTCTGCTTGGAATAATTTTGGAGGAAAAAAGTCCAGAAGAGCTGCAGGCTGTG AATCAAGCAACTGTAAGGTCCTCTGTCGTGGATGTGCTTTTAGAGATCACAAATTATTGTGATCTCTATTTGATGGAAAGAGTTCTTGATGAGGAAAGCGAG AGAAAGGTTATTGTGGCTCTAGAAGATGCTGGTGTTTTCGCATCAGGTGGCTTGATCAAGGAAAAG GTTCTCTTCTGTAGTACAGAAAATGGGAGGACGTCTTTTGTTCGGCAACTGGAACCTGATTGGCATATCGACTCAGATCCTGAAATCATATCTCAATTAGCG AGATTCATCAAGTGTCAGCTTCACGTATCTGAAGTGAAGCCCGAGAGGATGGCCTCTAATGTTTTCACGTCGGCATCACTGGAGCACTTCTTTCAATGCACATGA
- the LOC101222960 gene encoding zinc finger CCCH domain-containing protein 40 isoform X3 — protein MMVGRKLFKTKLCVLYQKGYCSRPSCSFAHGNAELRRFAAPSIGRTEYRGNDLRHKLDSRHSPLQERDSRGRHVPREYSSSWSLERHSDRKRRKKEHGDASRDYSGNLRILDRNEEHDRQGKISSVSRDTLEGQLNKIQTDIEMAEQRKHQAEVYMDEKIQEVDSLTSRVQELESQLYKERQECRRIKSKIKKFVKAHNRHSRLQDELSRSQVRLQQLGDQLGSDVNKIGANEEDSSINIVSDGEDPGYHASDPFHDLQRDTSASKRKMHDVQDIAENLKRDKGNKEAVGRLRRNSRWNAHPAKSTYSKIKMVGNEINDLIPTANESRQRRGRTSSSVSSADKVRGLDSGVAVPLTSMAGHAVDEEVDIDLEINHEEKEPRENSMEAASGSLPFLPPPPPPPIREFSHSKYEGEDQNVDVEVVDEEKEYMDEA, from the exons ATGATGGTTGGCCGTAAACTCTTCAAAACAAAGCTATGTGTTCTCTATCAGAAAGGTTACTGTTCTCGCCCAAGTTGCTCCTTCGCTCACGGAAACGCTGAACTCAGGCGATTTGCTGCTCCTTCTATCG GTAGAACGGAATATAGAGGAAATGATTTAAGGCATAAGCTTGACAGCAGGCATTCTCCCCTACAGGAAAGGGATTCTAGAGGGCGACATGTACCTCGTG AGTATAGCTCATCTTGGTCACTCGAACGGCATAG TGACCgtaagagaaggaaaaaggaacATGGGGATGCCTCTCGCGATTATTCTGGAAATTTGAGGATTTTAGATAGGAATGAAGAACATGACAGACAAGGGAAAATCTCATCTGTTTCTAGAGACACTCTTGAGGGGCAG TTAAACAAGATTCAGACAGATATTGAGATGGCTGAGCAACGCAAACACCAAGCTGAG GTCTACATGGACGAGAAAATTCAAGAAGTGGACAGTTTGACTTCTAGAGTTCAAGAACTAGAATCTCAATTATATAAAGAGAGGCAGGAGTGTAGAAG GATCAAATCAAAAATCAAGAAGTTTGTCAAAGCACATAATCGTCACTCAAGATTACAAGATGAACTGAGTCG GTCGCAAGTCCGCCTGCAACAGTTGGGGGATCAGCTGGGGTCAGATGTTAATAAAATTGGTGCCAATGAAGAAGACTCAAGTATCAATATTGTGAGCGATGGAGAGGACCCTGGTTATCATGCATCTGACCCTTTTCATGACCTTCAAAGAGACACTTCTGCAAGCAAAAGGAAGATGCATGATGTTCAAGATATTGCAGAGAACTTAAAACGAG ACAAAGGAAATAAAGAGGCAGTGGGCAGATTGAGAAGGAACTCTCGGTGGAATGCCCATCCTGCCAAAtcaacatatagcaaaattaagATGGTTGGCAATGAAATCAATGATCTGATACCTACAGCAAATGAAAGCAGGCAAAGGAGGGGAAGGACATCTAGTAGTGTTTCTTCTGCAGACAAG GTTAGGGGTCTGGATTCAGGTGTTGCAGTGCCATTAACCAGCATGGCTGGCCATGCAGTGGATGAGGAAGTTGACATTGACTTGGAAATCAACCATGAAGAGAAAGAACCGAGGGAAAATTCTATGGAGGCTGCATCTGGCAGCCTGCCTTTCCTTCCCcctccaccaccacctccaATTCGTGAATTCAGTCATTCAAAG TATGAAGGTGAAGATCAAAATGTAGATGTGGAGGTGGTCgatgaagaaaaggaataCATGGACGAAGCTTAA
- the LOC101222960 gene encoding zinc finger CCCH domain-containing protein 13 isoform X2 — translation MVYCWAWIFLYLFIISVDLLELAWRHSYCSLFCFSSFPCNGRTEYRGNDLRHKLDSRHSPLQERDSRGRHVPREYSSSWSLERHSDRKRRKKEHGDASRDYSGNLRILDRNEEHDRQGKISSVSRDTLEGQLNKIQTDIEMAEQRKHQAEVYMDEKIQEVDSLTSRVQELESQLYKERQECRRIKSKIKKFVKAHNRHSRLQDELSRSQVRLQQLGDQLGSDVNKIGANEEDSSINIVSDGEDPGYHASDPFHDLQRDTSASKRKMHDVQDIAENLKRADLDKGNKEAVGRLRRNSRWNAHPAKSTYSKIKMVGNEINDLIPTANESRQRRGRTSSSVSSADKVRGLDSGVAVPLTSMAGHAVDEEVDIDLEINHEEKEPRENSMEAASGSLPFLPPPPPPPIREFSHSKYEGEDQNVDVEVVDEEKEYMDEA, via the exons ATGGTTTATTGTTGGGCATGGATTTTTCTatatcttttcattatttctgTGGATCTTTTGGAACTGGCATGGCGGCACTCTTACTGTTCcttattttgtttctcatcTTTTCCATGTAATG GTAGAACGGAATATAGAGGAAATGATTTAAGGCATAAGCTTGACAGCAGGCATTCTCCCCTACAGGAAAGGGATTCTAGAGGGCGACATGTACCTCGTG AGTATAGCTCATCTTGGTCACTCGAACGGCATAG TGACCgtaagagaaggaaaaaggaacATGGGGATGCCTCTCGCGATTATTCTGGAAATTTGAGGATTTTAGATAGGAATGAAGAACATGACAGACAAGGGAAAATCTCATCTGTTTCTAGAGACACTCTTGAGGGGCAG TTAAACAAGATTCAGACAGATATTGAGATGGCTGAGCAACGCAAACACCAAGCTGAG GTCTACATGGACGAGAAAATTCAAGAAGTGGACAGTTTGACTTCTAGAGTTCAAGAACTAGAATCTCAATTATATAAAGAGAGGCAGGAGTGTAGAAG GATCAAATCAAAAATCAAGAAGTTTGTCAAAGCACATAATCGTCACTCAAGATTACAAGATGAACTGAGTCG GTCGCAAGTCCGCCTGCAACAGTTGGGGGATCAGCTGGGGTCAGATGTTAATAAAATTGGTGCCAATGAAGAAGACTCAAGTATCAATATTGTGAGCGATGGAGAGGACCCTGGTTATCATGCATCTGACCCTTTTCATGACCTTCAAAGAGACACTTCTGCAAGCAAAAGGAAGATGCATGATGTTCAAGATATTGCAGAGAACTTAAAACGAG CTGATTTAGACAAAGGAAATAAAGAGGCAGTGGGCAGATTGAGAAGGAACTCTCGGTGGAATGCCCATCCTGCCAAAtcaacatatagcaaaattaagATGGTTGGCAATGAAATCAATGATCTGATACCTACAGCAAATGAAAGCAGGCAAAGGAGGGGAAGGACATCTAGTAGTGTTTCTTCTGCAGACAAG GTTAGGGGTCTGGATTCAGGTGTTGCAGTGCCATTAACCAGCATGGCTGGCCATGCAGTGGATGAGGAAGTTGACATTGACTTGGAAATCAACCATGAAGAGAAAGAACCGAGGGAAAATTCTATGGAGGCTGCATCTGGCAGCCTGCCTTTCCTTCCCcctccaccaccacctccaATTCGTGAATTCAGTCATTCAAAG TATGAAGGTGAAGATCAAAATGTAGATGTGGAGGTGGTCgatgaagaaaaggaataCATGGACGAAGCTTAA
- the LOC101222960 gene encoding zinc finger CCCH domain-containing protein 40 isoform X1, with translation MMVGRKLFKTKLCVLYQKGYCSRPSCSFAHGNAELRRFAAPSIGRTEYRGNDLRHKLDSRHSPLQERDSRGRHVPREYSSSWSLERHSDRKRRKKEHGDASRDYSGNLRILDRNEEHDRQGKISSVSRDTLEGQLNKIQTDIEMAEQRKHQAEVYMDEKIQEVDSLTSRVQELESQLYKERQECRRIKSKIKKFVKAHNRHSRLQDELSRSQVRLQQLGDQLGSDVNKIGANEEDSSINIVSDGEDPGYHASDPFHDLQRDTSASKRKMHDVQDIAENLKRADLDKGNKEAVGRLRRNSRWNAHPAKSTYSKIKMVGNEINDLIPTANESRQRRGRTSSSVSSADKVRGLDSGVAVPLTSMAGHAVDEEVDIDLEINHEEKEPRENSMEAASGSLPFLPPPPPPPIREFSHSKYEGEDQNVDVEVVDEEKEYMDEA, from the exons ATGATGGTTGGCCGTAAACTCTTCAAAACAAAGCTATGTGTTCTCTATCAGAAAGGTTACTGTTCTCGCCCAAGTTGCTCCTTCGCTCACGGAAACGCTGAACTCAGGCGATTTGCTGCTCCTTCTATCG GTAGAACGGAATATAGAGGAAATGATTTAAGGCATAAGCTTGACAGCAGGCATTCTCCCCTACAGGAAAGGGATTCTAGAGGGCGACATGTACCTCGTG AGTATAGCTCATCTTGGTCACTCGAACGGCATAG TGACCgtaagagaaggaaaaaggaacATGGGGATGCCTCTCGCGATTATTCTGGAAATTTGAGGATTTTAGATAGGAATGAAGAACATGACAGACAAGGGAAAATCTCATCTGTTTCTAGAGACACTCTTGAGGGGCAG TTAAACAAGATTCAGACAGATATTGAGATGGCTGAGCAACGCAAACACCAAGCTGAG GTCTACATGGACGAGAAAATTCAAGAAGTGGACAGTTTGACTTCTAGAGTTCAAGAACTAGAATCTCAATTATATAAAGAGAGGCAGGAGTGTAGAAG GATCAAATCAAAAATCAAGAAGTTTGTCAAAGCACATAATCGTCACTCAAGATTACAAGATGAACTGAGTCG GTCGCAAGTCCGCCTGCAACAGTTGGGGGATCAGCTGGGGTCAGATGTTAATAAAATTGGTGCCAATGAAGAAGACTCAAGTATCAATATTGTGAGCGATGGAGAGGACCCTGGTTATCATGCATCTGACCCTTTTCATGACCTTCAAAGAGACACTTCTGCAAGCAAAAGGAAGATGCATGATGTTCAAGATATTGCAGAGAACTTAAAACGAG CTGATTTAGACAAAGGAAATAAAGAGGCAGTGGGCAGATTGAGAAGGAACTCTCGGTGGAATGCCCATCCTGCCAAAtcaacatatagcaaaattaagATGGTTGGCAATGAAATCAATGATCTGATACCTACAGCAAATGAAAGCAGGCAAAGGAGGGGAAGGACATCTAGTAGTGTTTCTTCTGCAGACAAG GTTAGGGGTCTGGATTCAGGTGTTGCAGTGCCATTAACCAGCATGGCTGGCCATGCAGTGGATGAGGAAGTTGACATTGACTTGGAAATCAACCATGAAGAGAAAGAACCGAGGGAAAATTCTATGGAGGCTGCATCTGGCAGCCTGCCTTTCCTTCCCcctccaccaccacctccaATTCGTGAATTCAGTCATTCAAAG TATGAAGGTGAAGATCAAAATGTAGATGTGGAGGTGGTCgatgaagaaaaggaataCATGGACGAAGCTTAA